One stretch of Amycolatopsis sp. 195334CR DNA includes these proteins:
- a CDS encoding M20 family metallopeptidase encodes MKAAARAVIDRHADELIALSERLHADPETAWEEHRAAAAVPDLLDRAGFAVTSNHLGLDTAFHASFGSGPTRIAVCAEYDALPGLGHACGHNLIAASSIGAALGLAAVADDAGVTVEVYGTPAEEGGGGKIELLDRGAFTGVDLAMMVHPAPVDVAEARPFAVSHSKISYTGKSAHAAAYPEAGVNAADAFTVAQVAIGLLRQHIPASARVHGVVTHAGDAPNAIPEHATGRWYVRAETLAELAELEPRVMRAFEAGALATGCELTVEPESKPYAEFRADETALAAYRANAVELGREFGRDATASRMNRASTDMGNVSKVVPAIHPYIGIGSLPALNHQREFAAHCVGGTAQRALLDGAIALAWTGVDRAR; translated from the coding sequence GTGAAGGCCGCCGCCCGTGCCGTGATCGACCGGCACGCCGACGAGCTGATCGCGTTGTCCGAACGGCTGCACGCCGATCCGGAGACCGCGTGGGAGGAACACCGCGCCGCCGCGGCAGTACCGGACCTGCTCGACCGCGCCGGGTTCGCCGTCACCTCGAACCACCTCGGCCTGGACACGGCGTTCCACGCGAGCTTCGGTTCCGGGCCGACGCGGATCGCGGTGTGCGCCGAGTACGACGCGCTGCCCGGGCTCGGTCACGCCTGCGGCCACAATCTGATCGCGGCCAGTTCCATCGGCGCAGCGCTGGGGCTGGCCGCGGTCGCCGACGACGCCGGGGTGACCGTCGAGGTCTACGGCACCCCGGCGGAGGAAGGCGGCGGCGGCAAGATCGAACTGCTCGACCGCGGTGCGTTCACCGGGGTGGACCTCGCGATGATGGTGCACCCGGCCCCGGTGGACGTGGCCGAAGCGCGGCCGTTCGCGGTCAGCCACTCGAAGATCTCCTACACCGGCAAGTCCGCGCACGCGGCCGCCTACCCCGAAGCCGGGGTCAACGCCGCCGACGCGTTCACCGTCGCCCAGGTCGCCATCGGCCTGCTGCGCCAGCACATCCCCGCGTCGGCGCGGGTGCACGGCGTCGTGACGCACGCGGGTGACGCACCCAACGCGATCCCCGAGCACGCCACGGGCCGCTGGTACGTGCGTGCGGAAACCCTCGCGGAACTGGCCGAGCTGGAACCGCGGGTGATGCGTGCCTTCGAAGCCGGGGCGCTGGCCACCGGCTGCGAGCTGACCGTGGAACCGGAGAGCAAGCCGTACGCGGAGTTCCGCGCGGACGAGACGGCACTGGCGGCCTACCGCGCCAACGCCGTCGAACTCGGCCGCGAGTTCGGCCGGGACGCCACCGCGTCCCGGATGAACCGCGCCTCCACCGACATGGGCAACGTCTCCAAGGTCGTGCCCGCCATCCACCCCTACATCGGCATCGGGTCGCTGCCGGCGCTCAACCACCAGCGCGAGTTCGCCGCGCACTGCGTCGGCGGCACCGCCCAGCGGGCCCTGCTCGACGGGGCGATCGCGCTGGCGTGGACCGGCGTGGACCGCGCCCGCTGA
- a CDS encoding DUF1028 domain-containing protein has translation MTFSIVARAVEGGTTRFGIAASSSSPAVVARVAHLRPGVGAAASQNVTDPRLGGRLLDRLGAHGDPERALAEVTAAADHIEYRQLTVLGATGPGFAYSGAGTLGKHASATADGVVVAGNMLAGEHLPQAIVDAFTTATGELEQRLVAAMRAGLDAGGEEGPVHSAGLVVVSDVDWPVTDLRVDWADDPIDRLAELLDVWLPQRDTYVARGLDPASAPSYGVPGDE, from the coding sequence GTGACCTTTTCGATCGTGGCCCGTGCGGTCGAGGGCGGTACCACCCGCTTCGGCATCGCGGCCAGCTCGTCGAGCCCCGCGGTGGTCGCCCGCGTCGCGCACCTGCGGCCGGGCGTCGGCGCCGCGGCCTCGCAGAACGTCACCGACCCGCGCCTCGGCGGTCGCCTGCTCGACCGGCTCGGTGCGCACGGCGATCCCGAACGCGCGCTCGCCGAGGTCACCGCCGCCGCGGACCACATCGAGTACCGGCAGCTCACCGTGCTCGGCGCGACCGGCCCCGGTTTCGCCTACAGCGGCGCGGGGACGCTGGGCAAGCACGCGTCGGCGACCGCGGACGGCGTGGTCGTCGCGGGCAACATGCTGGCGGGCGAGCACCTTCCCCAGGCCATTGTGGACGCCTTCACCACCGCCACCGGCGAACTGGAGCAACGGCTCGTCGCCGCCATGCGCGCCGGGCTCGACGCGGGCGGCGAGGAGGGGCCGGTCCACTCCGCCGGGCTCGTCGTGGTGTCCGATGTGGACTGGCCGGTCACCGACCTCCGGGTGGACTGGGCGGACGACCCGATCGACCGGCTCGCCGAACTGCTCGACGTGTGGCTGCCGCAGCGGGACACCTACGTCGCCCGTGGGCTCGACCCCGCGTCGGCGCCGTCCTACGGCGTGCCGGGGGACGAGTGA
- a CDS encoding RidA family protein has translation MTVHRRIRPFNTRDTYPEQNLDNDLCQAVVANGTVYVRGQIGQDLDTSESVGIGDAAAQAERAMANIELLLTEAGSRMEHLVKLTIYLIDPRYREEVYRVVGRWTKGVHPISTGVVVSALARPEWLCEIDAIAVIPEEEK, from the coding sequence GTGACTGTCCACCGCCGCATCCGCCCGTTCAACACCCGGGACACCTATCCCGAGCAGAACCTGGACAACGACCTCTGCCAGGCCGTGGTGGCCAACGGCACGGTCTACGTCCGCGGCCAGATCGGGCAGGACCTCGACACCAGCGAGTCGGTCGGCATCGGCGACGCCGCCGCGCAGGCCGAGCGGGCGATGGCGAACATCGAGCTGCTGCTGACGGAGGCGGGCAGCAGGATGGAGCACCTGGTCAAGCTCACCATCTACCTGATCGACCCGCGCTACCGCGAGGAGGTCTACCGAGTGGTCGGGCGCTGGACCAAGGGTGTGCACCCGATCTCGACCGGCGTGGTGGTCTCGGCGCTCGCGCGGCCGGAGTGGCTGTGCGAGATCGACGCCATCGCCGTGATCCCGGAGGAGGAGAAGTGA
- a CDS encoding NAD(P)/FAD-dependent oxidoreductase → MSSREVEAAGAVGAVEAVAAVEAVEAVVVGGGQAGLAMSEHLGEAGVPHLVLERHRIAERWRSERWDSLVANGPAWHDRFPGLEFVDLDPGAFASKERVAAYFEAYAEKIAAPIRTGVEVTSVRRHEGRPGFRVETSDGPIDARYVVAATGPFQRPVIPPIVPADAGPVQLHSSSYRNPEQLPEGAVLVVGAGSSGVQIAEELRRSGRSVYLSVGPHDRPPRRYRDRDFCWWLGVLGKWDAETPPAGAEHVTIAVSGARGGHTVDFRDLAGLGITLVGMTSSHDNGTLRFAPDLGTNIANGDANYLALLDEADAYVTRNGLDLPEEPAARALGPDPACVTDPILELDLDGIGSIVWATGYAVNYSWLQVDALDENGRPKHRRGISAEPGVYFLGLPWLARRGSSFIWGVWHDAKFVADHIAIQRGYLA, encoded by the coding sequence ATGTCGAGCCGAGAGGTGGAGGCCGCGGGAGCCGTGGGGGCCGTGGAAGCTGTGGCGGCCGTGGAAGCCGTGGAGGCTGTCGTGGTCGGCGGGGGCCAGGCCGGGCTGGCGATGAGCGAGCACCTTGGCGAGGCGGGCGTGCCGCACCTGGTCCTCGAACGGCACCGGATCGCCGAGCGCTGGCGGTCCGAGCGGTGGGACTCGCTGGTGGCGAACGGGCCCGCGTGGCACGACCGCTTCCCCGGCCTGGAGTTCGTCGACCTGGACCCCGGCGCGTTCGCGTCGAAGGAGCGGGTCGCGGCCTACTTCGAGGCGTACGCGGAGAAGATCGCCGCGCCGATCCGGACCGGGGTCGAGGTGACCTCGGTCCGCAGGCACGAGGGCCGCCCCGGGTTCCGCGTGGAGACCTCCGACGGCCCCATCGACGCGCGGTACGTCGTCGCTGCGACCGGGCCGTTCCAGCGGCCGGTGATCCCGCCGATCGTGCCCGCCGACGCCGGTCCGGTGCAGCTCCACTCCAGCTCCTACCGCAACCCGGAGCAACTGCCCGAGGGCGCGGTGCTGGTGGTCGGTGCCGGGTCGTCGGGGGTGCAGATCGCCGAGGAACTCCGCCGATCCGGCCGGTCGGTGTACCTCTCCGTTGGCCCCCACGACCGTCCCCCGCGCCGGTACCGCGACCGCGACTTCTGCTGGTGGCTCGGGGTGCTCGGCAAGTGGGACGCGGAAACCCCGCCCGCCGGGGCGGAACACGTCACCATCGCGGTCAGCGGGGCCCGCGGCGGGCACACGGTCGACTTCCGCGACCTCGCCGGCCTCGGCATCACCCTGGTCGGCATGACCAGTTCGCACGACAACGGCACCCTCCGCTTCGCGCCGGACCTCGGCACCAACATCGCCAACGGGGACGCGAACTACCTCGCGCTGCTCGACGAAGCCGACGCCTACGTCACGCGCAACGGCCTGGACCTCCCGGAGGAACCGGCTGCCCGCGCGCTGGGGCCGGACCCCGCGTGCGTGACCGACCCGATCCTCGAACTCGACCTCGACGGCATCGGCTCGATCGTCTGGGCGACCGGGTACGCCGTCAACTACAGCTGGCTCCAAGTCGACGCGCTCGACGAGAACGGCAGGCCGAAGCACCGCCGCGGTATTTCGGCCGAGCCGGGCGTGTACTTCCTCGGCCTGCCCTGGTTGGCGCGCCGTGGTTCGAGCTTCATCTGGGGCGTGTGGCACGACGCCAAGTTCGTCGCCGACCACATCGCCATCCAGCGCGGCTACCTCGCGTAG
- a CDS encoding LysR substrate-binding domain-containing protein, with the protein MSEPSFTLVQLRYFEAAARHLSMTAASKELLVSQSAVSTAIAQLEKEMGVQFLLRHHARGLSLTTAGETFYKRVLDFLAHGAELVETARQSGTELVGTLTVGCFATLAPFRLPSLLAEFEARHTRVHVSLREGEHHALKSALRSGETELALLYGYDLDDDIDREVVGTAPPYALVAEDHRFAKRKHRKVSLAELAEEPMVLLDLPHSREYLQSILSDAGVEPRVRHRTTGYETVRALVAHGHGFALLNQRPSAETTYSGARAVALTLTDEVPSLDVVVTSMRGARLTRRAQEFRELCRARYAR; encoded by the coding sequence ATGAGCGAGCCCTCCTTCACCCTCGTGCAGCTGCGGTACTTCGAGGCGGCGGCCCGGCACCTCAGCATGACCGCCGCGTCGAAGGAACTGCTGGTGTCGCAGTCGGCGGTGTCGACCGCGATCGCGCAGCTGGAGAAGGAGATGGGGGTGCAGTTCCTGCTGCGTCACCACGCCCGCGGGCTCAGCCTGACCACCGCCGGTGAGACGTTCTACAAGCGCGTGCTGGACTTCCTCGCCCACGGCGCCGAACTGGTCGAGACCGCCCGGCAGTCCGGGACCGAGCTGGTCGGCACGCTGACCGTCGGCTGCTTCGCCACACTCGCGCCCTTCCGGCTGCCGAGCCTGCTGGCGGAGTTCGAGGCGCGGCACACGCGGGTCCACGTGTCCCTGCGCGAAGGCGAACACCACGCGCTCAAGTCGGCGCTGCGCTCGGGGGAGACCGAGCTCGCCCTGCTCTACGGCTACGACCTCGACGACGACATCGACCGTGAGGTCGTGGGCACGGCACCGCCGTACGCCCTGGTCGCCGAGGACCACCGCTTCGCCAAGCGCAAGCACCGCAAGGTGTCGCTGGCGGAACTGGCCGAGGAGCCGATGGTGCTGCTCGACCTGCCGCACAGCCGCGAGTACCTGCAGTCGATCCTCAGCGACGCGGGCGTGGAACCCCGGGTCCGCCACCGGACCACCGGGTACGAGACCGTGCGAGCGCTGGTCGCCCACGGCCACGGCTTCGCCCTGCTCAACCAGCGCCCGTCCGCCGAGACCACCTACTCGGGCGCGCGGGCGGTGGCGCTCACGCTGACCGACGAAGTCCCATCGCTCGACGTCGTGGTCACGTCGATGCGCGGAGCCCGCCTCACCCGGCGCGCGCAGGAGTTCCGGGAGCTGTGCCGGGCGCGCTACGCGAGGTAG
- the hsaB gene encoding 3-hydroxy-9,10-secoandrosta-1,3,5(10)-triene-9,17-dione monooxygenase reductase subunit, producing the protein MTATAAIDAARFRAVLGHFCTGVAVVTGHDGSSPVGFACQSFAALSLDPPLVLFCPAKTSGSWPVIERSGSFAVNVLSEEQQELSAVFGARGADKFATVPWRPGPSGSPVLEGALTWLDCDVETVHEAGDHYVVIGRVRALGAESPDHGSPLLFYRGQYAATRPRTEVERLFSWPRPDDWL; encoded by the coding sequence GTGACCGCGACGGCGGCGATCGACGCGGCGCGCTTCCGGGCGGTGCTGGGGCACTTCTGCACCGGCGTCGCGGTGGTGACCGGGCACGACGGCAGCTCGCCGGTCGGGTTCGCCTGCCAGTCCTTCGCCGCCCTCTCGCTCGACCCGCCGCTGGTGTTGTTCTGCCCGGCGAAGACCTCCGGCTCGTGGCCGGTCATCGAACGCAGCGGCTCGTTCGCGGTCAACGTGCTCTCGGAGGAGCAACAGGAGCTCAGCGCGGTGTTCGGGGCACGCGGCGCGGACAAGTTCGCCACCGTGCCCTGGCGCCCCGGCCCGTCGGGCTCTCCGGTCCTGGAGGGTGCACTGACCTGGTTGGACTGCGACGTGGAAACCGTGCACGAGGCCGGTGACCACTACGTCGTGATCGGCCGGGTGCGGGCGCTGGGCGCCGAATCCCCGGACCACGGCTCACCGCTGCTGTTCTACCGGGGCCAGTACGCGGCCACGCGCCCGCGGACCGAGGTCGAGCGCCTGTTCAGCTGGCCGCGCCCCGACGACTGGCTGTAG
- the hsaC gene encoding iron-dependent extradiol dioxygenase HsaC yields the protein MGIRSLGYLRIEATDLAAWREYGLKVLGMVEGKGTNPDALYLRMDDFPARLVIVPGETDRLAQAGWEVANAAELEEVRQSLAAHEVPFKEGTAEQLADRHVVEMITFDDPSGNTLEVFHGIALQHRRVVSPYGHRFVTEEQGLGHVVLSTHDDAAALTFYRDVLGFRLRDSMRLPPQFVGRPADGEPAWLRFFGCNPRHHSLAFLPMPVPSGIVHLMVEVENTDDVGLCLDRALRRKVPMSATLGRHVNDLMLSFYMKTPGGFDIEFGCEGRQVDDDNWMARESTAVSLWGHDFSIGAQQQ from the coding sequence ATGGGCATCCGGTCGCTGGGATATCTGCGCATCGAGGCCACCGATCTGGCGGCCTGGCGCGAGTACGGGCTCAAGGTGCTCGGCATGGTCGAGGGCAAGGGCACCAATCCCGACGCCCTCTACCTGCGGATGGACGACTTCCCGGCACGGCTGGTGATCGTGCCGGGGGAGACCGACCGGCTCGCGCAGGCCGGCTGGGAGGTGGCCAACGCCGCCGAACTGGAGGAGGTCCGCCAGAGCCTGGCCGCGCACGAGGTGCCGTTCAAGGAGGGCACCGCCGAGCAGCTGGCCGACCGGCACGTGGTGGAGATGATCACCTTCGACGACCCGTCGGGGAACACCCTTGAGGTCTTCCACGGCATCGCGTTGCAGCACCGGCGCGTGGTGAGCCCGTACGGGCACCGGTTCGTCACCGAGGAGCAGGGCCTCGGCCACGTCGTACTGTCCACTCACGACGATGCCGCCGCGTTGACCTTCTACCGCGACGTGCTGGGGTTCCGGCTGCGCGACTCGATGCGCTTGCCACCGCAGTTCGTCGGCAGGCCTGCCGACGGCGAACCGGCGTGGCTGCGGTTCTTCGGCTGCAACCCGCGTCACCACAGCCTGGCGTTCCTGCCGATGCCGGTGCCGAGCGGGATCGTGCACCTGATGGTCGAGGTGGAGAACACCGACGACGTGGGGCTGTGCCTGGACCGCGCGCTGCGGCGGAAGGTGCCGATGTCGGCGACGCTGGGCAGGCACGTCAACGACCTGATGCTGTCGTTCTACATGAAGACCCCCGGCGGCTTCGACATCGAGTTCGGTTGCGAAGGCAGGCAGGTCGACGACGACAACTGGATGGCTCGCGAGAGCACGGCGGTTTCCTTGTGGGGTCACGACTTCTCGATCGGGGCGCAGCAGCAGTGA
- the hsaD gene encoding 4,5:9,10-diseco-3-hydroxy-5,9,17-trioxoandrosta-1(10),2-diene-4-oate hydrolase, translating into MTEGQYAQVTPELRLHYHETGAEHEETVILLHGGGPGASAWSNFGRNLPVFGKAFRTIAVDQPGFGRSDKPTEHPQYFKHSADAVVALMDELGIERAHLVGNSLGGGAAVRLALDHNGRAGRLVLMGPGGLSVNLFAPDPTEGVGKLAAFGAKPTRENMEAFLRVMVFDQSLITDELIDERFALASAPESLAAMRAMGASFMRPDSYEQGMLWRDVHRLRQRVLLIWGREDRVNPLDGALVALKNIPRAQLHVFGRCGHWAQLEKFDEFNRLAIEFLGGGVG; encoded by the coding sequence GTGACCGAAGGCCAGTACGCCCAGGTGACGCCGGAACTCCGGCTGCACTACCACGAAACCGGGGCCGAGCACGAGGAAACGGTGATCCTGCTGCACGGTGGCGGGCCGGGTGCCTCGGCGTGGAGCAACTTCGGCCGCAACCTGCCGGTGTTCGGCAAGGCGTTCCGGACCATCGCGGTGGACCAGCCGGGCTTCGGCCGGTCGGACAAGCCGACCGAGCACCCGCAGTACTTCAAGCACAGCGCCGACGCCGTGGTCGCGCTGATGGACGAGCTCGGCATCGAGCGCGCGCACCTGGTGGGCAACTCGCTCGGCGGTGGCGCCGCGGTCCGGCTGGCCTTGGACCACAATGGACGCGCGGGCAGGCTGGTGCTGATGGGGCCGGGCGGGCTGAGCGTGAACCTGTTCGCGCCGGACCCGACCGAGGGCGTCGGCAAGCTCGCCGCGTTCGGCGCGAAACCCACCCGCGAGAACATGGAAGCCTTTCTCCGGGTGATGGTGTTCGACCAGTCGCTGATCACCGATGAGCTGATCGACGAGCGGTTCGCGCTGGCGAGCGCACCCGAGTCGCTGGCGGCGATGCGCGCGATGGGCGCGTCGTTCATGCGGCCGGACAGCTACGAGCAGGGCATGCTGTGGCGTGACGTCCACCGCCTGCGCCAGCGGGTGCTGTTGATCTGGGGCCGCGAGGACCGGGTGAACCCGCTCGACGGCGCTTTGGTGGCGTTGAAGAACATTCCGCGCGCGCAGCTGCACGTGTTCGGCCGCTGCGGGCACTGGGCGCAGCTGGAGAAGTTCGACGAGTTCAACCGGCTCGCCATCGAATTCCTCGGTGGAGGTGTGGGGTAA